One Coffea arabica cultivar ET-39 chromosome 5e, Coffea Arabica ET-39 HiFi, whole genome shotgun sequence DNA segment encodes these proteins:
- the LOC113722601 gene encoding purine permease 3-like, whose product MEAQLNSTLRKILLVVSCFMLAIGNCGGPIIMRLYFVKGGKRIWLSSWLETGGWPITFIPLTISYFHRRKTEGPNTKLIQMKCPVFIATAVIGLLTGLDDYLYAYGFARLPVSTATIIVATHLGFTAFFAFLLVKQKFTAYSVNAIVLLSVGSGVLALHTSSDRPKGESTKLYVLGFIMTLAAAALYGLVLPMVELMYIKAKQAITYTLLLEINLVMCFFATVFCTVGMLVNRDFQAMPREAKAYELGEAKYYVVITWDAIIWQFFFLGVIGVIFCASSLLSAIIIASLLPVTGAIAVVAFDEKFPPEKGVALFLSLWGFVSYFYGAIKHRRPKEEIEDHKINQSQATEMSPIVAP is encoded by the exons ATGGAAGCTCAACTCAACAGCACACTGAGAAAAATCCTCCTTGTTGTCAGCTGTTTCATGCTCGCCATAGGCAACTGTGGTGGCCCTATAATCATGCGTCTCTACTTTGTCAAAGGAGGCAAAAGAATTTGGCTATCAAGCTGGTTAGAAACCGGAGGATGGCCTATTACTTTCATTCCACTAACCATTTCCTATTTCCACCGGCGCAAAACAGAAGGGCCAAATACCAAGCTAATACAAATGAAATGTCCGGTATTCATCGCCACTGCCGTCATCGGCCTTCTCACCGGCTTAGACGACTACTTGTACGCCTACGGGTTTGCCCGCCTCCCCGTTTCCACCGCCACCATCATCGTTGCCACACATCTTGGATTCACTGCTTTCTTTGCCTTCCTTCTTGTTAAGCAAAAGTTTACAGCATATTCAGTAAACGCCATCGTTTTGTTGAGCGTGGGATCGGGGGTTTTGGCTTTGCATACAAGCAGCGATCGGCCTAAGGGTGAGTCGACTAAGTTGTACGTTTTAGGGTTCATCATGACGCTTGCAGCCGCGGCTTTGTACGGCTTGGTTTTGCCAATGGTGGAGTTGATGTACATCAAGGCAAAGCAGGCGATTACTTACACTTTGCTGTTGGAAATTAATTTGGTTATGTGTTTTTTTGCCACTGTTTTCTGCACTGTTGGGATGCTCGTCAACCGGGATTTTCAG GCAATGCCAAGGGAGGCAAAAGCATATGAATTAGGAGAAGCCAAGTACTACGTTGTAATAACATGGGATGCCATCATTTGGCAGTTCTTCTTCTTGGGAGTAATTGGAGTCATATTTTGTGCTTCATCTTTGCTGTCCGCCATTATCATTGCCTCTTTGCTCCCAGTCACCGGAGCTATAGCAGTAGTTGCCTTCGACGAAAAATTTCCCCCAGAAAAGGGTGTTGctcttttcctctctctttgGGGATTTGTTTCCTACTTCTACGGTGCAATTAAGCACAGGAGGCCCAAGGAGGAGATAGAGGATCACAAGATTAATCAATCTCAAGCAACAGAGATGTCTCCAATCGTTGCCCCATGA